Proteins encoded in a region of the Zea mays cultivar B73 chromosome 2, Zm-B73-REFERENCE-NAM-5.0, whole genome shotgun sequence genome:
- the LOC103647547 gene encoding diacylglycerol kinase theta, which translates to MSSRELSGHRLPSSSSEDDAPETRDRVVDGPEAEAEMVHFSHPEHRLARFDFPHLFMCMGCKEYGAGKRFMCQACGFQLHESCALAPPSLHEHPFHPKHPHLLFFVKPASGGFLRCRCDVCGKPVRGFSFRCASCSFDMHPCCAAMARRMELPAVHEHPLLLLARDGAEQTSFVCQACRRTRRAGQHAYQCLPCGYYLHARCAKDVVNGLYVHGVVPPEKRSALATAARVTVNALFGVIGGLIEAIGEGIGEAFVENIGRSRRI; encoded by the coding sequence ATGAGCTCAAGGGAGCTCAGCGGCCACCGGCTGCCATCGTCGTCGTCCGAAGACGATGCACCGGAGACGAGAGATCGCGTCGTGGACGGGCCGGAGGCTGAGGCCGAGATGGTGCATTTCAGCCACCCGGAGCACCGGCTGGCCCGGTTCGACTTCCCGCACCTGTTCATGTGCATGGGGTGCAAGGAGTACGGCGCCGGGAAGCGGTTCATGTGCCAGGCCTGCGGCTTCCAGCTGCACGAGTCCTGCGCGCTGGCGCCGCCGTCGCTGCACGAGCACCCGTTCCACCCCAAGCACCCGCACCTCCTCTTCTTCGTGAAGCCGGCGTCGGGCGGCTTCCTCCGCTGCAGGTGCGACGTGTGCGGTAAGCCCGTGAGGGGCTTCTCGTTCCGGTGCGCGTCGTGCAGCTTCGACATGCACCCGTGCTGCGCGGCGATGGCGCGGCGGATGGAGCTCCCGGCCGTGCACGAGCACCCGCTGCTGCTCCTGGCGCGGGACGGCGCGGAGCAGACGAGCTTCGTGTGCCAGGCGTGCAGGCGGACGAGGCGCGCGGGGCAGCACGCGTACCAGTGCCTGCCCTGCGGCTACTACCTCCACGCCAGGTGCGCCAAGGACGTGGTGAACGGGCTCTACGTGCACGGTGTCGTGCCGCCGGAGAAGAGGAGCGCGCTGGCCACCGCCGCCAGGGTCACCGTCAACGCGCTGTTCGGGGTCATCGGCGGCCTCATCGAGGCCATCGGGGAGGGCATTGGGGAGGCCTTCGTCGAGAACATTGGCAGAAGCAGGAGAATCTAA